A section of the Nitrospira sp. genome encodes:
- a CDS encoding tetratricopeptide repeat protein codes for MEPKHRANSLIICLAMVILVGMVACSTSKPKPLVPLALETGATAQAVTLTEQGAQAYQGRQFEEAKAYFSQAITAAPQSGPAHYNYAITLYALGDSEQARKHFMDAANLAPGDKVIWDSPALHQFGNPESPKAAKEHQTTTSRPTFGGGPR; via the coding sequence ATGGAACCCAAACACAGAGCCAACAGTCTGATAATCTGCCTGGCCATGGTGATCCTGGTCGGCATGGTCGCCTGCTCGACATCCAAACCAAAACCATTGGTCCCCCTGGCATTGGAGACCGGGGCGACGGCGCAGGCCGTCACGCTGACCGAACAGGGTGCGCAGGCGTATCAGGGCAGACAATTCGAAGAGGCGAAGGCGTATTTCTCCCAGGCGATTACGGCGGCACCACAGTCCGGTCCCGCCCACTATAATTACGCGATTACGCTCTATGCGTTGGGGGATTCTGAGCAGGCCAGAAAGCATTTTATGGACGCGGCGAACCTGGCTCCCGGCGACAAAGTGATCTGGGATTCGCCGGCGCTGCATCAGTTCGGGAATCCCGAATCGCCGAAGGCAGCCAAAGAGCATCAGACCACCACCAGCCGTCCCACGTTCGGCGGCGGACCGCGCTGA
- a CDS encoding ribonuclease H-like domain-containing protein, translating to MLTSTFVLLKGVGPGTEQRFWQDGIGDWSEFLKRPAVSGISPARKAWYDRDLTEAMSHLERGRTDFFATALKRHDHWRLFETFRHRTLYLDIETTGLPHASGHVTIVGLYRNGRMSSLVHGDSLTEDRLQEELAQTDLLVTFFGSGFDIPYLQATFPRLDFRKPHFDLCPAARRLGLRGGLKHVEREAQIHRDHDLAGLDGWDAVRLWEQWRGGSESALSLLLKYNAADTQNLEPLAHLIFEGLAARYGPRSVTGTGGRGPKNRSEDS from the coding sequence ATGCTCACCTCGACATTCGTGCTCCTCAAAGGGGTCGGACCCGGCACCGAGCAGCGGTTCTGGCAGGACGGAATCGGCGATTGGTCCGAGTTCTTGAAGCGACCGGCCGTCTCCGGCATCTCTCCGGCAAGGAAAGCCTGGTATGATCGGGATCTCACCGAGGCTATGTCACACCTCGAAAGGGGACGGACGGACTTCTTCGCGACGGCCCTGAAACGCCACGATCATTGGCGCCTGTTCGAGACGTTTCGGCACCGGACCCTCTATCTGGACATCGAAACCACCGGATTGCCCCACGCCTCCGGGCATGTGACCATCGTCGGACTCTATCGAAACGGCCGGATGAGCAGTCTCGTGCACGGCGACAGCCTGACGGAGGATCGTTTGCAAGAAGAACTGGCACAGACCGATCTATTGGTTACATTCTTCGGCAGCGGTTTCGACATCCCCTATTTGCAAGCGACCTTTCCGAGACTGGACTTCCGAAAACCGCACTTCGATCTGTGCCCGGCTGCTAGGAGGCTGGGGTTACGGGGCGGCCTCAAGCACGTCGAACGCGAAGCGCAGATCCACCGTGACCACGATCTGGCCGGTCTGGACGGCTGGGATGCCGTTCGGCTATGGGAACAATGGCGGGGCGGCAGCGAGTCGGCCTTGAGCCTACTGCTCAAGTACAACGCCGCCGACACGCAAAACCTGGAGCCGTTGGCCCACCTGATCTTCGAGGGTTTGGCGGCTCGCTACGGGCCGCGCTCGGTCACGGGCACCGGCGGGCGCGGTCCAAAGAACCGATCGGAGGATTCGTGA
- a CDS encoding Lrp/AsnC ligand binding domain-containing protein — protein sequence MATKAYILIKVKAGRTKDVLLSLKRLTGVEQAHSCFGQPDIFVFISVNDERALSDVVITKIHQIEGVEETDTHIVADT from the coding sequence ATGGCGACCAAGGCCTATATCTTGATCAAGGTGAAAGCCGGGAGAACCAAGGACGTGCTCCTATCTCTCAAACGGTTGACCGGCGTGGAACAGGCCCATTCCTGTTTCGGACAACCGGATATCTTCGTGTTCATCAGCGTCAACGACGAACGTGCCTTGTCCGATGTCGTCATCACGAAAATTCACCAGATCGAGGGTGTCGAAGAAACGGACACCCACATCGTGGCCGATACGTAA
- a CDS encoding Gfo/Idh/MocA family oxidoreductase: MSAGSSQQIGIGLIGVGRHGRRYLDHLGSDVPDACVVAVCRKRTDMPATGPLAGLSIYADYHELIADPLVQALVVVTPPSLCPEICLAAAAAGKPLLIEKPLATSGAEARAMVRAVERAGVLLMTAHTMRFDPTVLSAKGQLQAIGPLRLVDLVNHVDSAASLASRSSGAPAPGALLEIGVHLLDLVRFFTGEEVAEVQCRLDRPDGTAEAAAQAVLRTSAGVVCSIDAARVDTRRVGTMRWEGTEGTVTADWVQRTVTCRIGKEPQRRWTVEASPTIVGVLRAFIHAIRTNTTPPVTGLDGCRAVELADACYRSAALGGAAVSLEESP; this comes from the coding sequence ATGAGCGCGGGGTCGAGCCAACAGATCGGAATCGGCTTGATTGGCGTGGGACGGCACGGACGCCGATACTTGGATCATCTGGGGAGCGACGTGCCGGACGCCTGTGTCGTAGCGGTCTGTCGGAAACGGACGGATATGCCGGCGACCGGGCCATTGGCCGGCCTTTCCATCTATGCCGATTATCACGAATTGATCGCAGACCCGCTGGTGCAGGCGCTGGTGGTCGTTACGCCGCCTTCGCTGTGTCCCGAGATTTGCCTGGCGGCGGCGGCGGCCGGCAAACCATTGCTCATTGAGAAGCCCCTGGCGACCTCCGGTGCGGAAGCTCGGGCGATGGTGCGAGCGGTGGAGCGGGCCGGCGTCCTACTGATGACTGCTCACACCATGCGGTTCGATCCCACGGTGCTCTCGGCGAAGGGGCAGTTGCAGGCGATCGGCCCTCTTCGGTTGGTCGATCTGGTCAATCATGTGGATTCGGCGGCGAGCCTTGCGTCCCGCTCCTCTGGTGCCCCTGCTCCCGGAGCGCTGCTCGAGATCGGCGTGCACTTGCTGGATCTCGTTCGATTTTTCACCGGGGAGGAAGTGGCCGAAGTACAGTGTCGGCTGGATCGGCCGGATGGCACGGCGGAAGCGGCCGCGCAGGCGGTGTTGCGAACCTCCGCTGGAGTGGTCTGTTCCATCGATGCCGCCCGCGTCGATACGAGACGGGTCGGGACCATGCGATGGGAGGGAACGGAAGGAACCGTAACTGCGGATTGGGTTCAACGGACTGTGACCTGCCGGATCGGAAAGGAGCCTCAGCGCCGGTGGACGGTCGAGGCGTCGCCGACCATCGTCGGCGTCCTGCGCGCCTTCATCCACGCGATCAGGACGAATACGACGCCGCCGGTGACTGGATTGGACGGTTGTCGCGCGGTCGAATTGGCGGACGCCTGCTATCGATCAGCCGCGCTCGGTGGGGCTGCTGTTTCGTTGGAGGAGTCGCCCTGA
- a CDS encoding dienelactone hydrolase family protein, with the protein MTSVSAPFTLQQIGTGTSRFPSGVAIPTSTDASVDPYIRTRTTKDVHVECIQFWPQEKGLYPGIVLLHEWWGLNSQIKDLGARLACEGYGVIIPNLYGRLGGTVTANADVADALMGKLNDSLILQDINSCCEYLNTRDYIKRNIHGVVGFGMGGTFALRFACQRKRLRAAVSYYGRIPQSDSALKDLYCPVLYHQGERDAWVSQLDVERLSAAAREHRKRVEIRTYPGAAHAFSNETRPETYHAEATADAWNATAAFLKTCFQGT; encoded by the coding sequence ATGACATCAGTTTCAGCCCCGTTCACCTTGCAGCAGATCGGAACCGGTACCTCTCGGTTTCCCAGCGGAGTGGCCATTCCCACCAGCACCGATGCATCGGTCGACCCATACATCCGCACCAGGACGACCAAGGATGTTCATGTCGAATGCATCCAGTTTTGGCCTCAGGAGAAGGGGCTCTACCCTGGGATTGTCTTGCTCCACGAATGGTGGGGTTTGAACTCTCAAATCAAGGACCTGGGTGCCAGGCTTGCCTGCGAAGGATACGGCGTCATCATTCCGAACCTCTACGGCCGCCTGGGAGGGACAGTCACCGCCAACGCAGACGTCGCCGATGCTCTTATGGGTAAATTGAATGATTCGTTGATCCTGCAGGACATCAACTCTTGTTGCGAATACCTGAACACGCGGGACTATATCAAGCGGAACATCCACGGCGTCGTGGGATTCGGCATGGGCGGAACCTTCGCGCTACGGTTCGCGTGCCAGAGAAAGCGACTCAGAGCGGCAGTGTCCTACTACGGGAGGATCCCGCAGTCCGATTCGGCACTAAAAGATTTGTATTGTCCGGTCTTGTATCATCAGGGCGAGAGGGATGCGTGGGTGTCGCAACTGGACGTCGAACGCCTCAGCGCCGCCGCCCGAGAGCATCGGAAACGCGTGGAGATCCGTACCTATCCCGGTGCCGCTCATGCCTTCAGCAATGAGACACGTCCCGAGACGTATCACGCCGAAGCAACCGCTGATGCCTGGAATGCCACCGCCGCATTTCTCAAGACCTGTTTTCAAGGAACATAG
- a CDS encoding DUF423 domain-containing protein, producing the protein MMSMISGARLAPFLFLGSLAAGLAVAAGAFGSHLLKGMLDASMLAVFETAVRYQMYHALGLCVVAWAGRREHAKYCSAAGWCFVSGIILFSGSLYGIALTGTRWLGALTPVGGTAFLVGWSLLVRHAWQEIMRPSGGE; encoded by the coding sequence ATGATGTCCATGATTTCAGGGGCTCGGCTGGCGCCGTTCTTGTTTCTCGGAAGTCTTGCCGCCGGACTCGCGGTCGCAGCCGGCGCATTCGGCTCCCATTTGCTGAAAGGCATGTTGGATGCTTCCATGTTGGCCGTCTTCGAAACGGCGGTTCGCTATCAGATGTATCATGCGCTGGGACTCTGTGTGGTGGCCTGGGCCGGCCGGCGAGAGCATGCGAAATATTGTTCCGCCGCGGGCTGGTGTTTCGTCTCGGGGATCATATTGTTCTCAGGGAGCTTGTACGGCATCGCGCTGACCGGCACCCGCTGGCTGGGAGCCCTGACTCCCGTGGGAGGGACGGCTTTTCTCGTCGGGTGGAGCTTGCTGGTCCGGCATGCGTGGCAAGAGATCATGCGGCCCTCCGGAGGAGAGTAG
- a CDS encoding YifB family Mg chelatase-like AAA ATPase, which produces MLAKVLSVALVGLDAHLIEVEVDIAGGLPQFSVVGLPDATVRESRDRVRSALKNTGFHFPAKKITVNLAPADVKKEGAGLDLAIAIGILVAEELVPADRVLHRVLVGELSLDGHIKPVPGALSIGIACGREYSLLLPARNGDEAAMVEGVVVYPVHTLPEAVGFLRGTQSIEPVVADRVGCSAARPVDDEDYGDVKGQAHAKRALEIAAAGEHNVLMVGPPGSGKTMLAKRLPTILPLMEADEAIETTRIHSVAAQLPAGSPLLTVRPFRSPHHSISDAGLIGGGVIPRPGEVSLAHNGILFLDESPEFRRPVLDALRQPLEDGHVTLTRVSGSLRYPARFMLVAAMNPCPCGYYGDRSKDCLCTPQQIRRYRTRLSGPLQDRIDIHIEVPPVPVREFHDRGAEPESSSAIRTRVLEARSRQSARYRDDGIHTNAQLKPRLVKRYCGLDHSGRELLERAMVRLGLSARAHGRILRVARTIADLAGCERIDSVHVAEAVQYRSLDRRVEL; this is translated from the coding sequence ATGTTGGCGAAAGTCCTGAGCGTGGCCCTTGTCGGACTCGACGCGCATCTGATCGAGGTGGAGGTGGATATTGCCGGCGGGCTCCCGCAATTTTCGGTCGTCGGTCTCCCTGACGCGACGGTTCGCGAGAGCCGAGACCGGGTGCGATCCGCCCTCAAGAACACCGGTTTTCACTTTCCGGCCAAGAAGATCACCGTCAATCTGGCGCCGGCTGACGTAAAGAAGGAGGGAGCCGGTTTGGATCTGGCCATCGCCATCGGGATCCTCGTGGCCGAGGAACTCGTACCCGCTGACCGTGTCCTCCACCGTGTACTGGTCGGAGAGCTGTCGCTGGATGGGCACATCAAGCCGGTTCCCGGCGCACTCTCCATCGGGATCGCCTGCGGCCGTGAGTACAGTCTGCTTCTGCCGGCGCGCAACGGCGATGAAGCTGCGATGGTGGAAGGCGTCGTCGTCTATCCGGTTCATACGCTTCCCGAAGCGGTCGGATTTCTGCGCGGGACTCAGTCGATCGAGCCGGTCGTGGCGGATCGGGTCGGGTGTAGCGCGGCTCGACCGGTGGATGACGAGGATTACGGTGATGTCAAAGGGCAGGCCCATGCGAAACGGGCGTTGGAAATTGCGGCAGCCGGGGAACATAATGTGCTGATGGTCGGGCCGCCCGGCTCAGGCAAGACGATGCTGGCGAAGCGGCTGCCGACGATCCTGCCTCTGATGGAGGCGGATGAAGCGATTGAAACCACCCGCATTCACAGCGTCGCTGCCCAACTGCCGGCTGGAAGCCCACTGCTGACCGTTCGACCGTTCAGATCGCCCCATCACAGTATTTCGGACGCAGGGTTGATCGGCGGAGGGGTGATCCCACGTCCGGGCGAAGTATCGCTGGCCCACAACGGCATCCTGTTCCTGGACGAATCACCGGAATTCCGCCGGCCCGTGCTGGACGCCTTGCGTCAGCCGTTGGAGGACGGGCACGTGACCCTGACCAGGGTCAGCGGGTCGTTGCGGTACCCCGCCCGGTTCATGCTGGTCGCGGCCATGAATCCCTGCCCTTGCGGCTACTATGGCGACCGATCGAAAGATTGTCTGTGCACTCCCCAGCAGATCCGGCGATACCGGACCAGACTCTCCGGGCCGCTACAGGATCGGATCGACATTCACATCGAGGTTCCCCCGGTTCCGGTTCGTGAATTTCACGACCGGGGGGCAGAACCCGAATCCTCCTCCGCCATCCGCACCAGGGTGCTCGAGGCGAGGTCCCGGCAATCCGCGCGATATCGTGACGACGGCATCCATACCAATGCCCAGTTGAAGCCGAGGCTGGTGAAGCGGTATTGTGGCCTGGATCATTCGGGACGGGAGCTGCTGGAGCGGGCCATGGTCAGGCTCGGCTTGTCGGCGAGGGCGCATGGCCGGATTCTCCGTGTTGCCCGGACGATTGCGGATCTGGCCGGTTGTGAGCGGATCGACTCCGTGCACGTGGCGGAAGCGGTTCAGTATCGAAGCCTGGATCGTCGCGTGGAGCTTTGA
- a CDS encoding cyclophilin-like fold protein: MTLEPPKKIRITVGPVQVEAELKPTRTAREVYAALPVEASVNVWGEEFYFKLDGVKDHRETATTQLKVGDVAFWGAGQVLAVFFGRTPMSMGSDPVPADRVNVIGRILGDATILRRVMEEARTIRVEQL; this comes from the coding sequence ATGACGCTTGAACCACCGAAGAAAATTCGCATCACCGTCGGACCGGTTCAGGTCGAGGCGGAGTTGAAACCCACCAGAACGGCACGGGAGGTCTATGCGGCGTTGCCGGTTGAAGCCTCCGTCAATGTCTGGGGAGAGGAGTTTTATTTCAAGCTCGACGGCGTGAAGGATCATCGCGAGACCGCGACGACGCAGCTCAAGGTGGGTGATGTCGCGTTCTGGGGGGCGGGGCAGGTCCTGGCGGTGTTCTTCGGGCGCACCCCCATGAGTATGGGATCGGATCCTGTCCCTGCGGACCGCGTCAACGTCATCGGCCGGATCCTTGGGGACGCGACGATCTTGCGGCGTGTCATGGAGGAGGCTCGGACCATCAGAGTGGAGCAGCTCTAA
- a CDS encoding Stp1/IreP family PP2C-type Ser/Thr phosphatase, with the protein MNRPEHWIGAGRTEIGRVRPTNQDAFAALNERMVWLVADGMGGHPAGDLAAHMAVASVVQDAERCFHPACGMTDDPSRLLSEWLIAANRSIYEHAQAQPGLTGMGTTIVAMTITTAPAPAAHIAHLGDSRAYRYRAGTLRQLTRDHTLIENYLRSGLINEAQSKTHPERHVLTEALGIERHVTPTTTTVRIEPEDRFLLCTDGLTKMLDDREIAACLSDAEADPSRICDALIDQALDRGGQDNVTVIVCISMRSVSRRPSNH; encoded by the coding sequence GTGAATCGGCCGGAACATTGGATCGGCGCGGGCCGGACAGAAATCGGACGAGTCCGTCCGACCAATCAAGATGCGTTCGCCGCCCTGAACGAACGAATGGTCTGGCTGGTCGCGGATGGTATGGGCGGACACCCGGCCGGTGACTTGGCGGCCCACATGGCCGTCGCGTCCGTCGTGCAGGACGCCGAACGCTGTTTTCACCCCGCGTGTGGGATGACGGACGACCCTTCCCGTCTGTTGAGCGAATGGCTGATCGCGGCCAACCGGAGTATTTACGAACACGCCCAAGCTCAGCCGGGGCTCACAGGCATGGGCACCACGATCGTGGCGATGACGATCACGACCGCTCCGGCACCAGCGGCTCACATCGCCCATCTCGGCGACAGTCGTGCCTACCGTTACCGCGCCGGGACGCTGCGCCAGTTGACGCGTGACCATACGTTGATCGAGAACTATCTTCGCAGCGGACTGATCAACGAAGCGCAGAGCAAGACCCATCCGGAACGGCACGTCCTCACAGAAGCCCTCGGCATCGAGCGACACGTCACGCCGACGACAACGACGGTGCGGATCGAGCCGGAGGATCGGTTCCTGCTTTGCACCGACGGTCTGACCAAAATGTTGGACGACCGCGAGATCGCCGCCTGCCTTTCCGATGCCGAGGCAGACCCTTCGCGGATCTGCGACGCGCTTATCGACCAGGCGCTCGACCGGGGAGGTCAGGACAACGTGACCGTCATCGTCTGCATCTCCATGAGGTCAGTCAGCCGTCGACCATCGAACCATTGA
- a CDS encoding nuclear transport factor 2 family protein has translation MRMRQLIRRTAWALSVGAILLTPSEQPAAAEDDGPEAAIRAMVRANADKDMAALSRLMAHDSDIISYTIGGRKYVGWPDIERDMLEEFGSAAKLELPIRELKVWTKGDLAWYTMELDYIRTVMQDKGRQRALLPLRETGVLERRDGHWVLLSWHESFRNSGGAVQLADEESRGSSVRPVAVSQDGEADLSGEWDILEVEDNKTYKATLDKAGNGPYSQQGGRFVTTKFEDRAWHGTWHQTGNDREGGFEVLLSEDGRQAKGVWWYTRVGDKKNIPPRQWGGTYIWKRITTASPSQ, from the coding sequence ATGAGGATGCGACAACTGATTCGTCGAACAGCATGGGCTCTAAGCGTCGGCGCGATCCTATTGACCCCATCAGAACAACCGGCAGCCGCGGAGGACGACGGACCAGAGGCGGCAATTCGTGCCATGGTTCGCGCCAATGCCGACAAGGACATGGCCGCCCTATCGCGACTGATGGCCCACGACTCTGACATTATCAGCTACACAATCGGAGGGAGAAAATATGTCGGCTGGCCCGATATCGAGCGCGATATGCTCGAGGAGTTCGGCTCGGCCGCCAAACTTGAACTTCCGATCCGGGAATTGAAGGTTTGGACCAAGGGGGATCTCGCCTGGTACACGATGGAGTTGGATTACATCCGCACCGTCATGCAGGACAAGGGGCGCCAACGGGCCTTGCTGCCGTTGCGGGAAACCGGCGTATTGGAACGCCGCGACGGGCACTGGGTGCTCTTGTCCTGGCACGAATCGTTCCGAAACTCCGGCGGCGCCGTTCAACTGGCCGACGAGGAATCGCGTGGCTCCTCCGTGCGACCTGTCGCAGTCTCGCAGGACGGGGAAGCGGATCTGAGCGGTGAATGGGACATCCTTGAAGTCGAGGACAACAAGACGTACAAGGCCACACTGGACAAGGCCGGGAACGGACCGTACAGCCAACAAGGCGGACGTTTCGTTACGACAAAATTCGAGGACCGAGCCTGGCACGGCACATGGCACCAAACGGGTAATGACCGTGAAGGGGGCTTTGAGGTCCTGCTGTCCGAGGACGGTAGGCAAGCCAAAGGCGTCTGGTGGTATACGCGAGTGGGCGACAAGAAGAATATTCCTCCTCGGCAATGGGGGGGCACATATATATGGAAGAGGATCACCACGGCCTCGCCGAGTCAGTGA
- the bcp gene encoding thioredoxin-dependent thiol peroxidase encodes MGSTLEVGDKAPEFSLPDQHGKTVALKSFKGKQVVLYFYPKDDTPGCTKESCDFRDVESQIVRAGGVIVGVSMDGQDSHQKFIKKYGLPFPLLSDEDAAISKSYGVYKEKNMYGRKYWGIERSTFVIDPAGQLKAVFRKVKVDGHADEVLTALKS; translated from the coding sequence ATGGGAAGCACATTGGAAGTCGGGGACAAGGCGCCGGAGTTTTCTCTGCCGGACCAGCACGGCAAGACGGTCGCGCTGAAGAGTTTTAAGGGGAAGCAAGTCGTGCTGTACTTCTACCCGAAGGACGATACACCCGGTTGCACCAAGGAGTCGTGCGATTTTCGCGATGTCGAATCGCAGATCGTCCGGGCCGGGGGAGTGATTGTCGGTGTGAGCATGGACGGACAGGATTCTCATCAGAAATTCATCAAAAAGTACGGTCTGCCGTTTCCGTTGCTGAGCGACGAAGACGCGGCGATCTCGAAGAGTTACGGCGTGTACAAGGAAAAGAACATGTACGGCAGGAAGTATTGGGGGATCGAGCGGAGCACGTTCGTGATCGATCCCGCCGGCCAGCTCAAAGCCGTCTTCCGGAAAGTCAAGGTGGACGGTCACGCTGACGAAGTCCTCACGGCACTCAAGTCCTGA